TTGTAAATACAGCTCTAAAGCTCTCTATAAAACTTTCCTTCATAAATAATCCTATATCCACATTTTCACCCCTCTTTAAATAAATATATTCAATAATATACCCGAAATTAATGCTAGTCCTATCCTTATAAATAAAATAATTGCAACATTTACTCCTGCCTTTTTAACTACTGCTGTCTCCATAAAAAGACTATGGGAAAATGACAACATTATAGCAAGTATAGTAATCTGCTTTGATGTTAATGTTAAAGAAGCTATAGCCCCTATAGCTGCATATAAATTTAAAAAGTTCCCTAAAACTAACACTAAAGCTGCCTCTCCTGGAAGCCCAAATAAATTCATAAGTGGTAAAAAAGCATTTGCCATCCAATCTAGAAAACCTGTATGTTTTAAAAATGTAATAAAAAAATATACTGGAACAACAATCTTGGCTAATATCCAAGTTGTATTAGTTCCAGTTTTAAATCCCGTTAATAAGGTATCATATAGATTTATGTTATTTTTTCTTTTGCCATTTTGTGCATGATTACAGTGCAATCTTTTCTCCCCCTTTAGTTCTACATATAGTGCTATTATACCACAGCATATATGTAAATTACCACATCTTCTATGCTAATTTATGGTCATCTAAATCCATTGCATTTGTCCATTTGCCACATTTATCTCCCCACCTAGCTAATACTTTGCTTCCATCACAAATTTCTACAATTTCACAGAGATTAGAACAACCACTGCATTCAAATCCCTTAATTTTATAGTTTATATCAGCAATATTGATTCCCCTAAATTTAGTTTTTTTCGTTTTCTTAACTTCTTCTCTAGCCAATATAGAAGCACCTATAGCCCCCATTACATCATAATGTTTTGGTACAAATATCTCGCTACCCAACTCCCGCTCAAAGGCCTCTTTTATTCCTAAATTAGCAGCTACTCCCCCTTGAAATACTACAGGAGGTTTAATATTCTTACCCTTTCCAACATTATTCAGGTAATTCCTAACTAATGCCTCACATAGCCCTCGTATTATATCTTCTTCATTATGACCTAATTGCTGTTTGTGTATCATATCTGATTCAGCAAATACAGCACAACGCCCTGCAATCCTAACAGGATTTTTAGATTTTAAAGCTATATTTCCAAATTCTTTTATATCTATACCCAATCTTCCTGCTTGCCTATCTAAAAAAGAACCAGTACCTGCAGCACATACTGTATTCATAGCAAAATCTACAACTATTGAATCTTTTAAAATTATTATCTTTGAATCTTGGCCTCCTATTTCCAATACAGTATTTACATCGGGCATAAAATTAATTGCCGATACAGCATGAGCAGTTATTTCATTCTTTATAATATCTGCACCTAATATAGTCCCTGCTAATTGTCTACCACTACCTGTTGTGCCCACAGCCTTTATTTTGAAATCATTGCCTAAAAAGTCTTTAACTTCCTTTAAGCCCTGTTGAAGTTTAATAATGGGTTTGCCTTGAGTTCTTATATATTTTTTAAATATTACCTCATTTTTTTCGTTTAATAACACTACATTTGTACTTACTGACCCCACATCAACTCCCATATAATATCCCTTTATCATTAGCATGTTCCCTCCTCTTTTTCAGTAAATCTATATATGCTTCTAGTCTAGTATTGTATCCAGCTTCACCAGTCATTTCATCTACTATTAGTGTCAATATAGGTACACTATAATCCTTCTCTACTGTAGGCAATATGGTCTGAGCTACAATCTCAGGCATACAATTTAAAGGCAATATATGAATTATTCCATCAAATCCTTTTTTAGCATATAAAACAGCGCTTCCCACTGTTTCTCTACCATGGCCACCTACCAATGTACTTAAATAGGGTTTTGCTTCTTTTATCTTTCTTACTTCTTCTCCAATCCCCAATCTTCCCTTGCCCCAATGGTGTTCTACCCACTTATATGGAGTTAAGGATTTTTCTATTTCTACTCCCATATGCCCTAATTTTTTTTCTATTTCCAAATTAACAAAAGGTTCTATTATAGTATATATTTCTCCAATTATACCAACTTTTAGACAGTCTTTTTCTTTATTTTCTTCTATAATTGATATATCCTTTATTGTATTATCAATAAGATTTAATATCTCATTAGAGCCATGTACATATTCTATAGATTGGTAAAAACTATTCATTCGATTATCTACTTTATATTTTTCATATGCATGAGCACGTTTTTTATTAGATATATCCATAAGATTATCCATATCTTTTAATATTTTCTTGCCTATATTCACCTTTTTTAGTACTTGGTACATATTTTTTGTACCTGTTATTTTTTCAATGTTTTTAAATAATAAATTATAGTTTCCATTAGGTGGATCAAAGGATATCACATCAACATTATAACCTAAATCCATTAATATATTCTTTTCCAGCAATGAATATAAACCAAACCTACAAGGGCCATTACTTCCTACAATTATTATAGTGTCAGCTCCTTTTTCTATACTCTCTATATAATTACCTATATTAATTTTAAGAGGTAAACATATAGACTCTGGAGAATATTTAGTACCTATTTCCAATGTTCTTTTACTACATCTTGGCGGCAATATAACTTCTTGGTTTAAATCTTCTAACACCCCTTTAATAGCTATATAAACATTACCCATGTGTGGAAAAGTAATTTTCACCTGAACCCCTCCATTTTATCATATCTACAAATGCCTCTATCCTTGTATTAATACCAGCTTCACCTGTGTGCTCATCTATAGTTAATATCATAAAGGGAATTCCCTTTTTTTGTGCTTCCCTTTGTACTATGTCAATCAATATAGAATCTAATCCACATCCAAAAGATGATATATATATTATCCCATTAATAGTATCTTCATATAATCTATTAATAGCAGTCCCTATTATTTTTCGCCCTGTTGTCCAAAACATCTTATTCTTAAATACTTCTTCTAAATTTCTCGTATCATTATCATCTAGCATATTCATAGTAATAGGTTCTATATTCATCCTTTTTATTTTATTTAAAATATCCATATTTAAATATTTATCTTCTATATTATACGAATGCCCTAATACTAACATTTTTAATTTGCTGTTTTCAAACAACTTTCTTGAAAATATATCTTTTGATTTATAAAATTCTTTAATACTGTCTTCATAAGCTTTTAATATTTTAAATGGATTATTAGAAAAATACTTTCCACTATTAAGTACAGCCTTTATCAATGCCTTTTTTCCTTCTCTGATATTGATCTTAGGAGATATAATCGGTGGAATATCTTCTATAGAATGTTTTACCATTTCCGCTATACCTAAAATTTTAGGACATTCAAACTCTCCATCTCCTAAACTTATTATTTTAGGTATAAATAGATAATCAACTTCTTT
This DNA window, taken from Clostridiisalibacter paucivorans DSM 22131, encodes the following:
- a CDS encoding nucleoside recognition domain-containing protein; the encoded protein is MHCNHAQNGKRKNNINLYDTLLTGFKTGTNTTWILAKIVVPVYFFITFLKHTGFLDWMANAFLPLMNLFGLPGEAALVLVLGNFLNLYAAIGAIASLTLTSKQITILAIMLSFSHSLFMETAVVKKAGVNVAIILFIRIGLALISGILLNIFI
- a CDS encoding acyl-CoA dehydratase activase, producing MIKGYYMGVDVGSVSTNVVLLNEKNEVIFKKYIRTQGKPIIKLQQGLKEVKDFLGNDFKIKAVGTTGSGRQLAGTILGADIIKNEITAHAVSAINFMPDVNTVLEIGGQDSKIIILKDSIVVDFAMNTVCAAGTGSFLDRQAGRLGIDIKEFGNIALKSKNPVRIAGRCAVFAESDMIHKQQLGHNEEDIIRGLCEALVRNYLNNVGKGKNIKPPVVFQGGVAANLGIKEAFERELGSEIFVPKHYDVMGAIGASILAREEVKKTKKTKFRGINIADINYKIKGFECSGCSNLCEIVEICDGSKVLARWGDKCGKWTNAMDLDDHKLA
- a CDS encoding CoA protein activase — translated: MKITFPHMGNVYIAIKGVLEDLNQEVILPPRCSKRTLEIGTKYSPESICLPLKINIGNYIESIEKGADTIIIVGSNGPCRFGLYSLLEKNILMDLGYNVDVISFDPPNGNYNLLFKNIEKITGTKNMYQVLKKVNIGKKILKDMDNLMDISNKKRAHAYEKYKVDNRMNSFYQSIEYVHGSNEILNLIDNTIKDISIIEENKEKDCLKVGIIGEIYTIIEPFVNLEIEKKLGHMGVEIEKSLTPYKWVEHHWGKGRLGIGEEVRKIKEAKPYLSTLVGGHGRETVGSAVLYAKKGFDGIIHILPLNCMPEIVAQTILPTVEKDYSVPILTLIVDEMTGEAGYNTRLEAYIDLLKKRREHANDKGILYGS
- a CDS encoding acyl-CoA dehydratase activase-related protein, producing the protein MNSVNNKKWYKNYIVRRGTIKKIGIPKGLHYYDYHFIWKNFFEMLGVQVITSTDTNKNILDYGVKCCVEGACLPIKIYHGHVQQIKKEVDYLFIPKIISLGDGEFECPKILGIAEMVKHSIEDIPPIISPKINIREGKKALIKAVLNSGKYFSNNPFKILKAYEDSIKEFYKSKDIFSRKLFENSKLKMLVLGHSYNIEDKYLNMDILNKIKRMNIEPITMNMLDDNDTRNLEEVFKNKMFWTTGRKIIGTAINRLYEDTINGIIYISSFGCGLDSILIDIVQREAQKKGIPFMILTIDEHTGEAGINTRIEAFVDMIKWRGSGENYFSTHG